A section of the Thunnus albacares chromosome 6, fThuAlb1.1, whole genome shotgun sequence genome encodes:
- the LOC122984326 gene encoding Na(+)/H(+) exchange regulatory cofactor NHE-RF3-like has product MRSTTGYQDAMEFPRFIFNPKEGIDNPALVIADDPEPDHSPVPRLCQLKRLEGQSFGFYLRVVKDGRGFEIRDVESWSPAEHSGLREGDRVLEVNDEYVDNMDFYRVVRKIQSCDLHLFLLVLRREEYEQALCVGVDLQTLATATKGDCYSRPRLCHISRHPEHGLGMTIISVEGQKGQHIVSTMTDGPAERAGVHSGDRLIWINGVMVSTLTHSSLNRTLKKSADSVTVLVIDSGSECCYIRRKMPILPVVAECCSLPHTAKTMHLVKGCDGYGFLLRQEKLSVTRRIVHVLREVDVGSPAEGAGMEDGDLLLAVNGEPVESMEHDDIVKRIRQSGDKVSLIAISIPGRDFYRQLSISPLLFHEEFTDCVPDQTGTFTTQLSQRTNDAFL; this is encoded by the exons ATGAGGTCCACCACAG GCTACCAGGATGCCATGGAATTTCCACG TTTTATCTTCAATCCAAAGGAAGGGATTGATAATCCAGCTCTGGTCATCGCTGATGATCCTG AGCCTGACCACAGTCCGGTGCCCAGACTGTGCCAGCTGAAGCGTCTGGAGGGACAGAGCTTTGGCTTCTACCTGCGGGTGGTAAAGGATGGCCGAGGCTTTGAGATCAGAGATGTGGAGTCATGGAGCCCTGCGGAGCACAGCGGCctcagagagggagacagagtgCTGGAGGTCAATGACGAATACGTGGACAACATGGACTTCTACAGG GTGGTGAGGAAGATCCAGTCATGTGACTTACATTTGTTTCTCCTGGTGCTGAGGCGAGAGGAGTATGAGCAG GcattgtgtgtgggtgtggatCTGCAGACATTGGCTACAGCCACCAAAGGGGACTGCTACTCCAGACCCAGACTGTGTCACATCAGCAGACACCCAGAGCATGGCCTGGGGATGACCATCATCTCAGTGGAAG GTCAGAAAGGCCAGCACATCGTGAGCACAATGACTGATGGTCCAGCAGAGAGAGCTGGTGTCCACAGTGGAGACAGACTGATCTGGATCAACGGCGTCATGGTGTCCACGCTCACACACTCCTCTCTCAACAGAACT CTGAAGAAGAGTGCGGACTCAGTGACAGTGCTGGTCATTGATAGTGGGAGTGAGTGTTGCTACATCAGGAGGAAGATGCCCATCTTGCCTGTGGTGGCAGAATGCTGCAGCCTCCCTCACACAGCCAAGACCATGCATCTGGTCAAAGGATGCGATGGGTACGGCTTCCTGCTGAGACAAGAGAAGCTGTCGGTCACACGACGAATAG TTCATGTGCTGCGGGAGGTGGATGTGGGGAGTCCAGCTGAGGGGGCAGGGATGGAGGATGGAGACCTGCTGCTGGCAGTGAACGGGGAACCTGTGGAGTCCATGGAGCATGATGACATTGTCAAAAGGATCAGACAGAGTGGTGATAAAGTCAGCCTCATCGCTATATCTATACCAGGAAGAGACTTTTACAGACAG TTAAGCATTTCTCCCCTGTTGTTCCATGAGGAATTTACAGACTGTGTCCCAGATCAGACAGGAACATTCACTACACAG ctgtCACAGAGAACAAATGATGCTTTCTTGTGA